One Anatilimnocola floriformis genomic window, TTCGTAACCGAGCGCGCACACGCTGGCCGTGCTTAGCAGAAACAGCTTGCCTTCTGCTGGCGCGAGTCCCAACCAGCGAGCGGCCAGCACTCGCAAAAAATGCCCGCTCGAAAATAACAGCACGTCCCCCTCGATCGCCCGCACGCGCTGCACCATCTGATCGGCCCGCGCGCCAACGTCACTCGGTGTTTCTCCTCCCGGACAACCATCGCGAAACAGTTGCCAGTCGGGCCGCTCCTGCCGAATCTCCACCGAGCGCAAGCCCTCGTACTGTCCGTAGTCCCATTCGACCAGCAACCGCTCGCTCTCGGCCTGACCGCCAAACCCCGCCAGTTCGCAGGTGCGCGTGGCCCGCTGCAACGGGCTGGTAAACACTTTTGCAAACGTCAGGCCCGCGAGTCGCCCCTCAAGATTGCGCGCGTTCTGTTCGCCACGCGGAGTCAGCGGCAAATCGGTCAAACCCGTGTGCTGGCCCGAGACGCTCCACGCCGTCTCGCCATGCCGTGCTAGATAAATGGTGGGAAGTGGCCCGTCCATAAGAAAGCCGCTCGTTGTGTTCCAAGGGTACCGCCGCCGCACGTGAATAACGTGCAGTTTGCCGGTGAAAACCAATCATTCGAGTGTACTTGTTCGCGGCCATCCGGGGCAGCCAACCACTCCGGTGCGCCTCTCGCGTGCGAACAGAGGTTGCAACGTGATGTTTCTCTTCATTTTCTCCCGTTTACACACAATGTGATACGTTTCATCGTGGCTTTCGAAACATGTGTGTTTTGAAAATAAACCTAAAAGTTAGCGATTGCGGGGTAGTAACCACTTCTTTTGTCTTGTGGCTGTCGCCCAATCCAGATAGCCTGCAGTATTACCAGATTTTCACGGGAGATCATGCAATGGCCAAGAAGTCGTCGAAATCCGATCGTTCAGATCCAAAACAGAACAAAAGTTTGGCGACTCGTCTCGTCATGAACGCGCTCCCCGGAGCAAAAGCCTCGGAGATTGTTGCAACGGTCAAGAAAGAGCACGGACACGTCATCAATCCAAATATGGTCTATATGATCAAAACAAAGACCAACATGGCCGGTGACGGTCGTGCGCAAAAGAGCAAGAAACTAGCTCAAGACAACACGCTGACCTCGGCTGCGTTGTGGGTCGATGCGATTAAGTTGGGCCGACAGTTGCTCAAGTCGACCGGAAGTCTGGCAAACGCGATCGCGTTGCTGAAAGCCATTGAAGGCTGAGAAGCGAGCGCATCGATGCGATTCGCCGATCGGCCCATGTCAATTCTCACCGCTCCCTGTACACTGACACCCAGGAACGGCGACTGCTTGGCAAATTGCCAGGTGGCGCTCGTCCACAAATTATTGGAAAATGGCAATGGCTGAAGGCACTATCAAAAAGATCACCGACAAGGGATTCGGTTTCATTTCTCTTGGCAACGGCAAGGATCTGTTTTTTCATTCGTCGGCCGTACAAGGCGCTAGCTTCGACGACCTGCGCGAAGGCCAAAAAGTAACCTTCACCGAAGGCCGCGGCCAAAAAGGCCCCTGCGCCGAAAACGTCAGCCCTGCCTAACGTCGGCTGCTCAACACGACCCAAAGCAGCACCATCAACTCCGGTCAGCGACCTGCCTGACATCGAGACCGGAGTTGGCGAGTGACGGCTGCCCTTCTTCATTGCGCTACGGTAGCGACTCACTTGAGCGTCCCCGCGGCTTCCGCCATGCTCCCTATGAAATCACCATCGCGGTAGAGGGTGATCGTTACTTCGCTCCCCTTCTCACGCCCTTGGGCGACAATATGCAGAAGGAACTTATCCTGCGATTTGCCGGACTCAAGGTACACACTGGTGAAGTTCGCCTTGGAACCCGTTCCATACTTCACGCGTAGAATCTTCAGCGGTGCAGAAAATGGGATGTAATTGTGGTTGCCGCGCTTTGACGTGAGAAGAAGTTTTTCTTTCGGTAATGCACGCAGGTCTAACTCGAACGTATCGCCGACTTCTGGGCGGCCATGAGAGCTAAACGTTCCAATCGCCTGCTTCAGTGTGCCTGAAATAATCAGGCCATGCAGCGGGTCGGGGTCAACGCCATCCCCATCATCTGCAAGTACGGGGACCGCGAACAACCCGATGCAGATCGCCAATAGCCAGCAACGCATAGCACATCTCCGTTTGACAGGACAACACATCGCTCGGAGTGTAGCTCTTTGCCACTTACTTAGGCGCAACAAGTTCGTAACGATGCCGCTCGGAGATCGCTGAGATTGAATTGACGAATAAAGCCAGATATGAAGATATGATCAGTCACTCATTCGGCACTGACTGGTGCCAAGCCCTTCGGCAGGTACTGAAGGTGGGCTGGATTCGCGGTTGTGCAGCACAACCGCGAACCGCTAACACTCTTGCTAACGCTTTCCACGGAACTGAAACCGAAAGCCGAAGCCAGAAAAGTCCAGACCGAGATTGCGAAAGCGATCAGCCAAGCAAATGATGAGGACTGAACCGCCAATCAATAGCGCAAGAAACGACAAAGTATCCACAGCGAAAGTTCCTTAAAGTAGAGGTTGTGTTAGCCGTTCAAGGCTTCAAGAGAAGCCAGGAACTTTGAGACACGGTCCTTCACCTTGGGAACGTAGTCCTTTGTAGTTTTCAACACTTCGGCATAGAGTTTGTCGAAGTGGTCAAGCATCTCAAGCCGCACGTCGAGCGGACAGTCTTCAATAGCTCGTTCGTAGGACTCGTTTTGACAATCTATTTCAACGGTAACTTCGCAAATGCGCCATTGGCCGCCGAGCCTGACGTAGCCAAGATATATTGACTCTTCCGGTGATTCTTCGTTGTGTCCGAAATCGTGGACTAACACCCGTACTTCCTTGGGCACATGCGACAATGACAAGAGTTGTTCGGCCTTCACCCACGCCTCTGCAATTTCCTTGTAGCATTCAAGCAATTCATTCCCAGCAGCGGCGAGGACTTTGCCACGGGACAGCCTAACCATTGGCGGCCTTACGATTTGGCGCACAGGTGGTGGAACTGACGGGTTTACTGTGGCAGCTGGTCGCCGTGGGACTGGCGGCGGCTTGGGCGCAGATGGGCGCGATTCTTCAGGCTCAGGCATAAAGCCTCCTGGGGGTTCTGACCGGTTTCACGGGTCACGTTATTTTTCTTCGCCACAAGCCGTTAGGCTGTGTTTGATTGCGAAGGGCGGCGGCGTTATGCCGACGCTGCCAGGCTTCTATCGCGCCTTGCAGTAGAGTCAAGCGACCTACGAATCAAGCGTTTACAATCACCGCATTGCAGTCTCCTGCCCTGACTTGCGAGTATCGCGAATGTACGACTTCACCTCCCTATCTCCGACCGAATTTCAAGACTTGTCATGCGACCTTCTTTCCAAGCAGGAAGGAGTCAATTTTCACACTTATTCACAAGGGCGAGACAAGGGAATCGACTTTCGCCACACAACCCGAAAACTAACCGACTGGATCGGCCAGTGTAAGCATTGGCGCAGAAGCGACTTCAGCACTCTTTATTCAAAACTAAAAAGTAGCGAACTCCCCAAGGTTCAAAAGCTGAAACCGGAAAGGTACTTCCTGACGACAAGTGTTTCGCTTACACCCCAAAACATCGACAGCCTTTTTGAGTTATTCTCACCGCACTGCCAGTCAAAGAATGATATTTACGGCTGCGAGCAACTCAACGACCTACTGCGACTCTTTCCTGAAGTCAACAAGCAGCATTACAAGCTGTGGCTGACAAGCGCAGAACTGATTGCGCATTTAGTAAGCAATGAGTCGTTCAACTACAAAATGCTCACAGAAGCACAGATTAAACGGCACCTGGAGCTATGCGTCTATACAGAAGACTTCCGCAAAGCTCTTCAAAAACTTGAAGCAAGTCGCGTTTGTATTCTCACAGGAACGCCTGGCGTAGGTAAGACCACCCTCGCACACATGCTCGCAGCACGGTACATGCAAGAAGGATGGGAGCTGGTGGTTGGGAGTCAGAATGTATCGGAGCTTTTGAAGTCGCTTGACCGGTCGCCAGACAAGCGGCAAATCCTCCTCTACGACGACTTCCTCGGCACAACCACACTTGGCGACAAGCTTGCCGCGAAGGAAGATGCGCCACTTATTAGCCTGATGCGGCACGTTTCCGCAGACAGTAGCAAGCGATTTATCCTGACCACCCGCGAATACATATTGGCAACTGCGCGGCAAACCCATGAGCGCCTTGCTAGTGAAGACTTATCTATTTACAAGTTCG contains:
- a CDS encoding histidine phosphatase family protein, whose protein sequence is MDGPLPTIYLARHGETAWSVSGQHTGLTDLPLTPRGEQNARNLEGRLAGLTFAKVFTSPLQRATRTCELAGFGGQAESERLLVEWDYGQYEGLRSVEIRQERPDWQLFRDGCPGGETPSDVGARADQMVQRVRAIEGDVLLFSSGHFLRVLAARWLGLAPAEGKLFLLSTASVCALGYEHDRTRPVIRLWNDCRHVCH
- a CDS encoding cold-shock protein, producing MAEGTIKKITDKGFGFISLGNGKDLFFHSSAVQGASFDDLREGQKVTFTEGRGQKGPCAENVSPA